In Marinitoga hydrogenitolerans DSM 16785, the genomic window TATGTGCATTTTTAAGAAATGTTTTTAATTTATCTGTACCAATATGGAAAAATTCTGACTCAACTAACTTAAAACCATTAATGAAAAATCTTTTTTGTAATTCTTCAATATTCTCTCTTGATCCAACTTCTGGTTCTGTCTCAGATAATTCAGAATAATAATTCACTATTTCTTTTTGCAGTTTTTTATCAAAAAGTATTTCCTCTAAATCTCCTCCCATTTCAGAAGAAACGAACAATTTCCCATCTGCTCTTATACCGCTGATTGAAGATGAAAAAATGTCTTTATTCATTTCAAAAACTATTACCTCATTTTTGGTTGTATCTATTTCCTTCAAAAAACCTACAGTTGCAGCACCAAAACCAATTACAGCAATTCTCATATATTTCTCTCCTTTCTATTTAAGTTATCAAAAAAAATAGACTGAAACCTTAAGGTTTCAGTCTACACTCATTTCTTTATAGTATAGTAACATCTTTTCGGAGATTCAATTTTCTCCTCTTTTTTTAATTTTTTTATTGCTTTATCTACTTCTTTTTTATCAATCCCAGCCTTTTCTGCTATTTCTCCAGCTTTTAACGGCTCTTTTGATTCTGATAATACTTTAACAATTAATTCGATTGTATCCACAAAAACCCCTCCTCTTACAAAAATAATTATATATTAAATATTTTACTTTGTCAATACAATAAAAATCCTACTTTATATACATTATCTAATTTCTTTAATCCATGTGGCGATAACTCTGTTATTTCATATGTTAAATCATTTCCTGCTTCATGTTGCCCTTTGTGTTCTCCATTTTTCCAAAGCTTAGAATGTGATACGTCATACACTATTCCATTAACTGCTACATATGCTTTATTTCCATTTTTTCCGTTAAACTTTTTTAATTCATTTTTATTTAAAGCTATATAGCCAACTTTATATACATTATCTAATTTTTTTAATCCATGTGGTGACAACTTTGTTATTTCATACGTCAAATCATTCCCTGCCTCATGTTTTCCTTTATGTTCTCCATTTTTCCACAATTTAGAGTGAGATACATCATACACTATTCCATTAACTGCTACATATGCCTTATTTCCGTTTTTTCCATTGAATTTTTTTAATTCATCAAAACTATATATTAATATACCAATTGGAAAAACATTATCTAATTTTTTTAACCCATGTGGCGACAACTTTGTTATTTCATACGTCAAATCATTCCCTGCCTCATGTTTTCCTTTATGTTCTCCGTTTTTCCACAATTTAGAGTGAGATACATCATACACTATTCCATTAACTGCTACATATGCTTTATTCCCATTTTTTCCGTTGAATTTTTTTAATTCATCATAAGTAAAAGCTAAAATTCCAATATGATCAATATTTTTTAATTTACTCACACCATGAGGTGAAAGTCTTAAAATTTCAAATGTTAGTTCTGATCCAGCGTTATAGCCTTCATGATATCCTTTTTCCCATGGTTTTTCATAGGTAACATCATACACAATTCCGCTAATTGCAACAAAAGACTCTTTGCTATTTTTTCCATTATTTTCTATTAATTTATTATAAGGAATTATTTTATATTTCACTCCAAATTCATCATAATTTAAATCTACTATATTCACATATTCAGCGTATACAACTAAACTTAAAATAACCATCAATACTAATAATACCTTTTTCATTTTATCTCCTCCTATAATAGCCATGGATCAACCAAATGAATAATTAATAAAATAATTAAAGCAATCCCTATATATCTATGCCATTTAATCCATGTATTTTTAAAAATATTTATTTTACCCAATGTATAAATTAAAAACATAAAAATTATACCTATCCATAAAATCAATCCTGTATGTAAATATAAATTTCCATTTAAAGCCAAATAGCCATGCGTTATTCCAATAACAATTAATAACATTCCGGAGATTTTATGATATTTTTTTAATATCTTCATTATAAATAAAATTAATTTTGCTATTTTTGATTGTTTTTCAGTTATAAAATATTTATGTATTCTTCTGACAAAAAATAAAGATAAATTAAACCCTAAAAAAAATATATTTAATGTTCCTAAAATTTCTACAAATTCTTCCATAAAAACCTCCTATTTAATTAATTTTAAACCCTTTAAATAATTTTTAGCAACTATTTCAGGTTCTATTCCAATAGCATCAACTAAATAGTTAAGTCTAATAATAATATTTTCATTCAAATATAAAGTCAATGGTTTTAATATTTCTTTTATTTCTAGATACTTATTTAACACTTCTTCTCTGACTAATACTGCCGGATTATACAATGGAAAAAAACGTTTATCATCTATTAATACAGTCAATTTATATTTTAAAAGCTTAGCATCTGTCGAATAGACCATTGCTACATCTATCTTTCCCGAGGAAACTGCTTCATAAGTCAATCCTGCTTCCATCGTTTTTACATTTTTTTTAGGAACATTCATATTATACGCTTTAGCCATTGCAAAAAAACCATCAGCTCGTTCATAAAATTCTGGATTAACTCCAAAAATAACCTTATTACCTGCATTAACAAACTTTGATAAATCTGATAATGTTCTTATATTATTTTCTTCAGCAAATTTACTTTTCACAGCCATTGCATAAGTATCATTAAATGGTATCATATTTATCCAAATAATTTTATTTTTCTTATAATCCATTTCAGCAACTTTATTAAATAATTCATAGGGATCATATATATTTTTCGTTTGTTTAAAATACGCCGCCCATGCAGTTCCTGTGTATTCAGAATATATATCTATTTATCCATTCTCAATTGCCGCTCTTAATGGAAATGATGTTAAACCAAATTCTTCTACAACCTTAAAACCCGCATTTTTAAGCAATAATGAAATCATATTTGCGATAACATACCCTTCGGTAAACATCTTCGAACCAACAACAATTGTTTTTGCCGCAAATAAATTAAAGCTTAAAACTAAAACTAACAATACAATAAAAATTTTTTTCATAACAATTCCCCCTTAAAATTCATTTATTAATCCTTTAGAAACCCACTTTTTCTCAAAAAGTTCCAACACAATATCTATTCCTATCGCTAAAACTGATACAGGTAAAGCACCAGCAAAAATAATAGGTGCATTATAATGGGATAACCCCGTGAAAATAATTACTCCTAATCCGCCTCCACCTATTACTGAAGCAACTGTTGCTGTAGCTATGTTTATAATTGCTGAATTTCTTAACCCAGAAAAAATTGCTGGTAACGCAATTGGTATCTCTATTTTATATAAAATTTCTTTTTCATTCATTCCCATTCCTTTTGCAATTTCAATAATTTTCGGGCTGATACTTACAATTCCAGATGTTGTATTAAAAACTATTGGAACTAAACCATATAAAAACAATGCTATAATAGCTGTTAACTTACCTATTCCCATAAATAAAAATATCAAAGCTATAACTGCTACACTTGGTATAGATTGCGTTATACCCGTTATTGTTAAAGCTAAATTAGTATATCTTTTTCGTTTCTCTCTTGTAATATATATCCCTATAAAAACTCCTACAACAACTGACAAAATCCATGAAATAAAAAAGATAAATAGATGTTCTAATGTTCTTTGCATAACAACATCAAAATTATTTATAAAATATGAAAATAAATCCATTTTAATCCTCCATAATCGATTCGTATTTTAACACTCCTAAAACCTTTCCATTTTTCAAAACAGGTAAATAATTAATATTTTTCTTAAACATAATATTTATTCCTTCTAAAACACTATCATTATAATTAATATATTCTTTTCTTAACTTCTTTATATTATTATTTATAAAAAAACCTGCATATTCATTATTATATAAAATATAACAATTCTTTTTTAACTTATTTATTTCATCTAAAGAGCTTATTAAAGCATAATCATCATCTATAACTTTTTCCACTTTAACAAATTCTAAAAAGTTTAATTTAGCATTTTTACCTAATAGTTCTTTAACAAAATCATTTTTTGGATGTTTAATTATATTAACTGTACTACCAAATTGAACTAATTCACCATTATTAAAAATAGCAATTTTATCTCCTAATTTAATTGCCTCTCTTATATCATGTGTAACAAAGACAATTGTTTTTTTTTATTTATTTTGTATATCCAACAAAACATCTTGTAAAATTTCTCTATTAATCGGATCTATGGCCCCAAAAGGTTCGTCCATCAACAAAATTTTTGGATCTGCTGCTAATGCTCTTGCTACACCTACTCTCTGCCTTTGACCACCTGATAATTCTAAAGGATATTTATTAACTACTGAATCATAATCTAAATTTACAAGTTCCAAAAGTTCCTTTACTTTTTCCTTTATCTTTCTTTTGTTCCAACCCAAAAGCTTTGGAACTACCACAATATTATCGAAAACATTATAATGAGGAAATAATCCAATTTCTTGAATTACATAACCTATCCCTCGTCTCAACTGAATTTTATCAATATCATCAATCGAAACACCATCAAAAAATATTTCTCCTTCACTTCTTTCCACTAATCTATTCAATAATTTTAATGTGGTTGTTTTTCCACACCCAGATAGCCCTATCAAAACTGTTATTTTTCCATCTTCAATTTTTAAATTCAAATCTTTTACTGCAAATTTATCATTATATTTTTTAGACACATTTTTTAATTCAATACTCATAATGTCCTCCATTAATTAAGCTTAACTTTCAAACCTTTTGGTGTGATTAATTCCTCAAATTTTAGCATAATATAATTAAGACCAACTCCTAAAACTGCCAACAAAATTACACCTGTGATAATCATTTCATAT contains:
- a CDS encoding ABC transporter permease; the protein is MDLFSYFINNFDVVMQRTLEHLFIFFISWILSVVVGVFIGIYITREKRKRYTNLALTITGITQSIPSVAVIALIFLFMGIGKLTAIIALFLYGLVPIVFNTTSGIVSISPKIIEIAKGMGMNEKEILYKIEIPIALPAIFSGLRNSAIINIATATVASVIGGGGLGVIIFTGLSHYNAPIIFAGALPVSVLAIGIDIVLELFEKKWVSKGLINEF
- a CDS encoding cytochrome b5 domain-containing protein, translated to MKKVLLVLMVILSLVVYAEYVNIVDLNYDEFGVKYKIIPYNKLIENNGKNSKESFVAISGIVYDVTYEKPWEKGYHEGYNAGSELTFEILRLSPHGVSKLKNIDHIGILAFTYDELKKFNGKNGNKAYVAVNGIVYDVSHSKLWKNGEHKGKHEAGNDLTYEITKLSPHGLKKLDNVFPIGILIYSFDELKKFNGKNGNKAYVAVNGIVYDVSHSKLWKNGEHKGKHEAGNDLTYEITKLSPHGLKKLDNVYKVGYIALNKNELKKFNGKNGNKAYVAVNGIVYDVSHSKLWKNGEHKGQHEAGNDLTYEITELSPHGLKKLDNVYKVGFLLY
- a CDS encoding HTH domain-containing protein — protein: MDTIELIVKVLSESKEPLKAGEIAEKAGIDKKEVDKAIKKLKKEEKIESPKRCYYTIKK
- a CDS encoding CBS domain-containing protein, which codes for MEKVIDDDYALISSLDEINKLKKNCYILYNNEYAGFFINNNIKKLRKEYINYNDSVLEGINIMFKKNINYLPVLKNGKVLGVLKYESIMED
- a CDS encoding ATP-binding cassette domain-containing protein, with amino-acid sequence MSIELKNVSKKYNDKFAVKDLNLKIEDGKITVLIGLSGCGKTTTLKLLNRLVERSEGEIFFDGVSIDDIDKIQLRRGIGYVIQEIGLFPHYNVFDNIVVVPKLLGWNKRKIKEKVKELLELVNLDYDSVVNKYPLELSGGQRQRVGVARALAADPKILLMDEPFGAIDPINREILQDVLLDIQNK